Part of the Zingiber officinale cultivar Zhangliang chromosome 6A, Zo_v1.1, whole genome shotgun sequence genome, TTCACAGTCATCGGGCACAGAAATATTTTGTACCCTGGCCCAGTTGATTGGTCCAGttgtcaatcgattggtaaaattctaaacctaggattttattccaagtataatctctcatgcactcgtccttgcccaCACAATtttgaccttgccttctagcctcctccattaacCTTACGTCCCTTGGAAGCATCACTGGAAATGTGGTacagtcgtgccatttggcatggctagAACACGGTTCGACCGTGGAAGGGGGACACGGCCGTGTGTTTTCACACGGCCACTCCTTGGTTGACAGCTAATGGGAGGAACGATCGTGCCTTAAGGCAAGGCCTGCCCTTGCTTTGCCATGGGAGAGGGCGCACAACCATGTCAGGAAGCACGATCCATGTTGATGATCTTTACAAGTTGCTTCAATGAGtgtcttttgctctatttttgcTTTAAATtatgtcctgtcaatcaaaacatagaaagagcaTATCTCTTAACAAAATGAATAGAAGTAAGATACAACTATAAAATAAGgtacaataaatatagattatactcatgaaatacaagtaaatatgCGTCAAATAATACCTAAAACCCTATATAATACATGCATATCATACAATAAAATATAAGGGATTTTTAATTTGATCCTGTCTTTTCAAGATCAAGATCTAGTCATAGTCTCAATTTAAATTTCCAAAATGGATATAAACTGGATTAGTGCCTACAGTCCCActgggactcatcctcactgaatcactcacctccagtgacttacgtcacttaccatttgtagtctcttgacttgcctcttgacccaccaggtcatTTTTCCAATTGTCAGGTCTACATATCCAACTAGACTTCAACCAACTATAAGGTCCCGCATACCCAACcgaacttcctgccagatatcacgTCACTCCTTAACCTATCTAAACTTCCCACCCGTTATTAGGTCCAATAGACCTAACTAGATTTCAGCGTAATGTCAGGTCTTCCAGACTCGTCaaatcctgcacacttggtaataaAGTTAGATAACACAACAtctaaatttaatctatttgtcattcaACAAAGCCTAAGTTTAACCATTGATGCTAACTACACCAATAATTACAActtgggtggttgttaatctaaggcaatgaaaagctctaaaaatctcctttgttgaagacggagaagcctcttatagttaTTGGATGCTCATAAATAGTTAAGAATTGAATATAAGAATTGTTAATTAATTTCTAACTCCAGGggactttttatagcctcctaGAAAGAAGTTACCATTAGTTTTCATCGATTGGAGGCATCTCCAAAGAGATCCTGGGTGCCTCTAAGAAGATAGTGTTTATCCTCTACATGATAGAGTTTTattatcacgccccagaggagtctctgtccgaagaaatttcggcagcatctcccctgtacggcggacaatatgaaactttctacatatcacatatacatcagccacaggcggctggaatgataacaaaaaaataaagacaaacaccacgcagttaataaagatatccagcctctggctgtcacaaccacgcagttaataatagtaaacaacaacaataggactctgactcgaaatccaccctactccactacactcgtaaagcttaaatccaacgaactcacctcttctgccgtccaggcaggcatatagtagaataaaaaccaaaccatccaaaagtccatcaaacggtaacaatccgtacaatatccatagataaaatccaaaacaaaactaaaacatagtctgatggaagaaaaccaaaataaagcaaataacaacctagtagagaactagctctacgtgcagatgggggggccagcgactggaactgctccggacagcctcaacccgaaaatatatcaacaatggaggcgggtgagtccaacactcagcaggtacaataaaacaaataacagacaacactaatcatgcgtacagtctcctgaatatgaggaggataaatgcaactgaaatgaaatcgaAGATAATcgtactgaccggatcaaagtataaaggtaacaggtcgtcagaccgagtgagtcataatcctgtatgcatgtcaatcaatgcatccaaacaaatgcagcatataagtgcagcaatcacaagcaaataaaaatgcaataaatgcatatgtcaaccccatactctgaaatcaatgctcccgagcaatgacagagtaaacgggatgcctcctctcctgtgaccccaaatcataaatggggagctcaatgctctcatctccggtacacgatgacgggaggatatctctgaCTACCCATGagtcgaccaacggagccaaacaaagtccaccatctgcccacgctgctaccctaaatgccaacggagccaaacagagcgaatCGCCGGCTACCAcccgagtcaccgaccaacggagctaaacaatGAACCGCCACACACTAGccgatatacaaatccatgggtgatgtgtgcattaggcgatgagctcaaccaaagtagagcctacaatcgcacagtatgcaatcatgatgcatgatactgaacatggcaatctcatgaataacatggcatgatccatataaatagatacaaagtgtgtaccacaagaagacgtatcaaatagaaggtacacaaatcgaagagggtatcaaataaaccctagatccagaatataacagagcatgtggttaggtcactacctaaggcatatgtgatcaggtagacaatatgcagtgcagaataaataaacaaacaacatgtactaatcatgtagtgaccaaccgaaataaacaggtaacacaattactgttatatgttaaacatattatcatgcatatcaaaagacataagtcaaagtacccgcctccaataaagtggtccaaatCCAATAATTGAGAAACACGTCTCGCGTCAAGCTCCTGTATCACCAATATTTAGTTTAGCAACTTCTATCACACATTagttagctaaactaaatcctaatcgaATTAAGAAATTCCAAATTAGATTAACTCAACATAATCCTACAACCATGAAATCCACAATTATACTCACAACCATGCATTTACCttaatccaaaactcacccaattGCGTATGCCCGACTGTTGAGTCACTGTCGGAGACGCGTGCCTTGGTGATATAATGACCGGAACTAGAAGTTACTGCTGCGGAAATAAACAGTGACAGAATCCACTGTGATCAGCCAACAACTCAATGCAACATCCCCAAATTATATTCACATACCTACTCAAATCTGCCTCTCCTAACCAGTGCCCCTCGTTCCCTCTCTGTCGGTGGCTAATGGAAGAAGAAGCCGGCAGTGGAGAAAAGAACCAGGGCCCAGCGTCAACAATCAACCGATGGGGAAGAGGCTCGGTAGAATCCTGCGACCACAATGACCACAAACACAAGAAGCACCTCCGGCGATGAATGATGGCAGTCGAGTGATGATGGCCGACGATCAGGAGGTAGAACAGTCGGTCGGCCCTTGCTCTGCCGGAAGAAATAAAGAGAGGTGAAACATAAActtggtcggcgctagggcagaagaagaagaaaagaagaagaggggaaatCAGGTTCGGTGAGGGAGAAGACGAGAAGATAAAGGGATTTGCCACAAACCCTAGGCCACGGCTGAGGAGAGGGAAAACTGTCGCGGCGACGGCGCtgggaactccacggcaaggctagggcagaggatgctGTCCTCGTGAGGGGCaagggatgaggaagaagaagagagaaccgCCGAgtagccggcggttagggctcttggcgtcgggttcgggagtgagggagagaagaggcGCGCGGAGATGTTTCGGCGAGAAAGAaaacagaataagaaataagaaaaagagaaaaagaatttaaaaggaaaaggaaaaatcaacttttcctcatttaaacggggtaacctaaacaggcttttccggaccccgttcttatccccgtcaactcgtccgtacgagctccgaaaaattcccaaaaaatgtccaaaattctgaaaaattcctttattaagattcgcctattttccggtattttacattctcccccactaataaaaatttggtccccaaatttcattatttaccatcaggaaatactaataacagataataataacaaatgctgaacggtaaataaactcacataccacaagtgaaaagatggggtatcgagctcggatcgtatcctcgagctcccaagtaacttcctcatccgaatgatgctgccatccgactttaaccagccggatagtcttgttccgcaactgacgctctttccgcaggctgaactggaactggaatatctgtcagcacatgcgtcgggtcgggcacgtatctcatcagcatggatacgtggaatacatcgtgcacgccaatCAAGGACGGCGATACTACCAACTAgtgagctactgctccaatcctttctaagatctagaaaggtccaatgtatcacagagctagcttacctctgaggtcaatctcttcacccctttcttgggtgaaactcgcaaaattacctggtcacaaatggagaactctaagagtctcccactccggtcagcgtaactcttctagcAGTCATATGCCTCTAACATCTTCTGTCCGATagtatggaccactttgcctcacgttgagctctatgaggtcccaacaactgggcctctcggattctcgtcctgattaacgactgagcaactatggtaacaagaataccctgctctgtctgtccctgctcctcagaAATCCTGAATCACCTCTGTGACcccaactcggtggcaagctaaagtccctctagacctctagctaagtgcatcggtaaccacattagcttttcccaggtgatagctaatggtacaatcataatccttcaagaactccatctatctcctcggtcgaagattaagttccttctgagtgaacagatatttgagattccgatggtcagtgagaatctcaatgtaatatcatacaggtactgccgccaaatcttcagggcaaaaataacagcggccatttacagatcatgtacagggtagaccttctcatgctccttcaaccgacgagaatcATAAGAGACTaacatatcgtgctgcatcagaacagcgctcaaatcctgaatagatgcgttggtgtagaggacatatccgtcctctccagaaggtaaaaaccaaaaatcgaagccgacactagtctccgcttcagctcctaaaagctggtcttgcaatcctcagtccgagtaaacttcacgcctttcatggtcacgcgtgaaagtagcatagctatgcggaagaaaccctcgacgaaaggtctgtaatatcctgcgagtcacaaaagactgcggatctcctacactgacttcggctgctcccaacggtaacaacctctatctcctgtggaaccacggtatacttctactggtgaccgtgtgttccaaacatcataacaaaagacaatccaaaccagcactactgataatcacatatagatgttctcgtcgaatcatctctagatctatgcaaagatagtgtacgtgactcacctcggatccgtaataaaccacaacatcgtccacaaagataatggacacctatccaaacatcctcgacataccaggattatcgagtccctgaaaacatctaaggcactgtaagcctatatggcaaaaaccaatacacataatgtctgtatcacagacattcctattcataagatctccaataataaatcgaaaaatctgatcatcaataacataaatcaccaaagaatagatcctccagggtgagagcaacgctccatcacaggaaatactacatatgtgggagcaacgctctaccctcaatatgtgggagcaacactccaccacaaataatcaaatatgtatctgcaataaatataggagcaatgctccgctaccagcaatccgtgatatgtgggagcaacgctccaccacaaaacaatacctaagtaccccaaggcacctaactatccagctagagactgtacaagatctctctaccacaattcgctgtggttatcctaggatataacaacctagtaactaatcaaattcatcatcaactctatcagcatcctagtgagtcatccactgataggaaaattagttgatgggttaattcaacaaatgacataatgcagtcactccacattctgcattcagtataagtagaatcatcatactgctaccaatgtatacacctagcactcatgctcacacaacatatgtatgatcaacaaaatcctccaattattatacaccaatcatattcacaactcaggtatattcagtatgatacctccaacaatacataccgaacacgtgtgcaaaatcaatgtaggtaaaatcaacaatacacctcaaacaacactcacataacatatagtataaccaacatatacttccaataaaacctactaaacccaggtgcactcataaaatcaaacataatcaaaagatacctcagataccacaccaaacacatatgtacatatcacaactcagattaaatcgacaaaatgcctccaacaaaacaccaccgatgtacatatactacatctcggatttaatcaacaagatatcttcaataatacctccagatacatacacccaactacatatctatgattcacaaggaaccttcaaaccatatcagaacatggatacatatactacttacaAATGGACAGTCCACCCAGGACtcttacaacacataacaatcatcatatacgtgcaatatagacatgcaaaatcagcataccagctcaatcaaagagaccaaccttatgctaccaacactcatgggttacgggtatatctaaacaaaattcatgcatatgtatcaagcatgaatacatcaatcaaaagcaactcaAAAtggagcagcctaatcatccagtaacaaccctgctctaagttcaaaggaactagtatcggacaagaaaaatatacacagccgtggtataacattgcaagtcaatgtcataccctaccaagactatatcaaatgggaaaaattttatcatcataaatccaaatgtactcttccagtatacactagtaacaattgtatcccataagtgttaagcaattagctctacacttccttacatcagcggggtcacatcccaaacaccctctaaattaacccaccaggtatatacaatccacggtcaaaatcttcatagaataggatacatcgatcctttataacttatccaagccgataatgatatatggctaaatcagtcattttcacatcagtacaaaacatgtactcaaatgtgctctagatacataactaagcacaaataacctaaaggttcaaacctctaaaaatagagtatgacaatccactactgatcaaccaacaaaactaaatcattcatttactaactaatcaagaataccttaatcctccacaagcaactaaggtatatccaaccacatatgtgtacgacccaaagaaaaagtcaaaatttaagaacatcacgacactctcattttcatcctcaaaaacatcagcccacataatatcagatgaataagtctctactccccatgagggcaagttagtattcaaaacatcaatcattatttatccacatagtccaatttcagaggaagcatatatcaatttttttttttttatatatcctgttaactatccataaccaaccaggtttattaaaatctcataggcacattcaaccgtaaaactctccagcatccaatttataatctgatcaccaaccataatcatcaaacctgtgaatatcataaatgacactcactatgtcaccatcaatgacaacccaaatataaatcatcaaaatagttatccactaatagatcatcaaaacaaatatctagtatttgatcatcagacaaccacataacatttatcctcttaaatcattagaaatTAACATATCACAAtacctgatctcacaatatccctcaacctcaaaccattctcatcaatgatcaaacatgataactccccaatgaccaatttccatCAGATCgagtaccctaatatccaaaagatatgagtataaaaactctattggctaagtcaacatgaatatgtaggtACCATCCACTatacagctaataatagcagaggctggtatgtgcctccatctcctactagtagtaacagaagctaaaactactgatggtatgatgtgaaaaatcaccagagactataatccttgatctctattaaggtcaaccatgctcaatggctaacccatcacatgtaatatgggctatagcaatcagacaggtactaaagataaagtgctaatacatgccataactatcataaaataaacatcatacctatttgccgtctggagatgttccatcgctgtccagtccccaacttctgacctcaaaattccgaacgagaaaatcgccggaaatccatataaatccgaaacggaaatccaaacccaatcgtaatggaaaaatccatgtcactcaaacaactacccagtttgactcgcaaacttgggctaatccaaaaatccagaatacccaaaaaaaaacaggtatccgataaatcaccagaacaccaaaagcaggtatcataacccgctctgataccaaataaattggtatcagataaatctcaaaaatccaacacacggaaatccaacaagtatcgccaactttggcgctctgataccaaataaattggtatcaggttatcccaaatgtcCACAATACGAAATCAAAGAATCGTAAAACTtatgctttgataccaaataaattggtatcagataaatcaacgaaaatccaaaacacatagcaagtatcgtatacctgctctgataccactaaattgtcacgccccagaggagtctcggcagcatctcccctgtacggcggacaatatgaaactttctacatatcacatatacatcagccacaggcggctggaatgataacaaaaaaaataaagacaaacaccacgcagttaataaagatatccagcctctggctgtcacaaccacgcagttaataatagtaaacaacaacaataggactctgactcgaaatccaccctactccactacactcgtaaagctcaaatccaacgaactcacctcttctgccgtccaggcaggcatatagtagaataaaaaccaaaccatccaaaagtccatcaaacggtaacaatccgtacaatatccatagataaaatccaaaacaaaactaaaacatagtctgatggaagaaaaaccaaaataaagcaaataacaacctagtagagaactagctctacgtgcagatgggggccagccagcctcaacctgaaaatatatcaacaatggaggcgggtgagtccaacactcagcaggtacaactgatatgcataataaaacaaataacagacaacactaatcatgcgtacagtctcctgaatatgaggaggataaatgcaactgaaatgaaatcagaagataactgtactaaccggaatcaaagtataaaggtaacaagTCGTCggaccgagtgagtcataatcctgtatgcatgtcaatcaatgcatccaaacaaatgcagcatataagtgcagcaatcacaagcaaataaaaatgcaataaatgcatatgtaaaccccatactctgaaatcaatgctcctgagcaatgacagagtaaacgggat contains:
- the LOC121994852 gene encoding uncharacterized protein LOC121994852, translated to MYSTARADRLFYLLIVGHHHSTAIIHRRRCFLCLWSLWSQDSTEPLPHRLIVDAGPWFFSPLPASSSISHRQRGNEGHWLGEADLTVTSSSGHYITKARVSDSDSTVGHTQLGA